A genomic segment from Modestobacter roseus encodes:
- a CDS encoding GNAT family N-acetyltransferase: MTPTALAVPAALRYTTATHTTATYTTATYTAALATDAADLAAVQRLRHEVFAVEGGAQLGPAGAAVGLDVDEWDELCDHLLVREESTGEVVGTYRLLPPESAAVAGRSYSSGEFDLDRHATLRPGLVEAGRSCVHPAHRSGAVITRLWAGVARYVLDRGATHLGGCASVSLSDGGATAAGVWDLVRDRHLSPAALRVVPHVPFDVERPPRPDRLVVPPLLRAYLKLGARVCGRPAWDGAFGTADFYVLLDLADVPRPVLDRLTGGTR, translated from the coding sequence GTGACCCCCACCGCGCTCGCCGTCCCCGCCGCGCTCCGGTACACGACGGCCACCCACACGACGGCCACCTACACGACGGCCACCTACACGGCGGCACTCGCCACCGACGCCGCCGACCTCGCCGCCGTCCAGCGCCTGCGCCACGAGGTGTTCGCCGTGGAGGGCGGCGCCCAGCTGGGTCCGGCAGGCGCCGCCGTCGGCCTGGACGTCGACGAGTGGGACGAGCTCTGCGACCACCTGCTGGTCCGCGAGGAGAGCACCGGCGAGGTGGTCGGCACGTACCGGCTGCTGCCGCCGGAGAGCGCCGCCGTCGCCGGCCGCAGCTACTCCAGCGGCGAGTTCGACCTCGACCGGCACGCCACCCTGCGCCCCGGCCTGGTCGAGGCGGGCCGCAGCTGCGTGCACCCGGCCCACCGCAGCGGTGCGGTGATCACCCGACTCTGGGCGGGCGTCGCCCGGTACGTGCTCGACCGCGGCGCCACCCACCTGGGCGGCTGCGCCTCCGTGTCGCTGTCCGACGGCGGCGCGACCGCCGCGGGCGTGTGGGACCTGGTCCGCGACCGGCACCTGTCCCCCGCCGCCCTGCGGGTCGTGCCGCACGTGCCCTTCGACGTCGAGCGCCCGCCCCGGCCGGACCGGCTGGTGGTGCCGCCCCTGCTGCGCGCCTACCTGAAGCTGGGCGCGCGGGTCTGCGGCCGGCCGGCCTGGGACGGCGCCTTCGGGACGGCGGACTTCTACGTGCTGCTCGACCTCGCCGACGTCCCCCGCCCGGTGCTCGACCGGCTGACCGGGGGAACCCGATGA